One genomic segment of Bdellovibrionales bacterium includes these proteins:
- the secA gene encoding preprotein translocase subunit SecA has protein sequence MFVKTLSRLFGTKHERDMKLLQPVVQEINRWEPKFKAMSNDDLKAMTPAFIERIANGESLDSVLPESFAVCREAASRVLGMRHYDVQLIGGMTLHKGAIAEMRTGEGKTLVATLPVYLNSLTKKGVHVVTVNDYLAKRDEEWMGRLYKWLGMTTGTIVHDLDDRQRQESYGADITYGTNNEFGFDYLRDNMKFDLRDYVQRELNFAIVDECDSILIDEARTPLIISGPSEDSTDKYYEINKIIPHLKLDIHFTMEEKSKTASLTEEGNSRAEEMLGIDNLYDPRHIALLHHIYQGLKAYHLYKLDVDYMIKDGEVVIVDEFTGRLMPGRRWSDGLHQAIEAKEGVRVKSENQTLATITFQNYFRMYNKMGGMTGTAETEAVEFKKIYNLDVFVIPTNMPICRQDKDDVVYKTETAKFKAIAEDIKERNTKGQPCLVGTVSIEKSEKLSSALKRMGVTHNVLNAKHHEREAEIVAQAGRKGSITIATNMAGRGTDIVLGGNAEFLAKQGGLVESSDQYIETLAKYKDLCGRERSEVVGAGGLYIIGTERHESRRIDNQLRGRSGRQGDPGESRFYLSLEDNLMRIFNGERIQKIMNTLKVPEDEPIVAGMVTRAIEGAQRKVEGHNFDIRKHLLEYDDVMNKQRHAIYTQRRMLLAGKNIERTVLDFLGEVSSQILDTFANERVKTSEWDLEGLNTALRQQFGVTFEKEQLANLPSDTLTNVVSEAVKAVYDRQKIQLGEHFEQIAKMILLQTIDHKWKEHLQSIDRLKEGINLRAYAQKDPVIEYKKEAFTAFESMNAMVMVETIEKLLKIQVVSPELAAEEFSEERARDFNESEFSYEGPKEEAIGSFGAPTAGAGLPFAHPDEGRGGQPPRGQEMFLSRGGDSNDYPKLNRAQRREAEKKNKKKLKF, from the coding sequence ATGTTTGTAAAAACTTTATCGAGACTTTTTGGTACAAAACATGAGCGGGATATGAAGCTCCTTCAGCCGGTCGTCCAAGAAATCAATCGTTGGGAGCCTAAATTCAAGGCGATGTCCAATGATGACCTAAAGGCCATGACGCCTGCTTTTATTGAAAGAATCGCCAACGGAGAATCTCTGGATAGCGTTTTGCCCGAATCCTTTGCCGTTTGCCGTGAGGCTGCGAGCCGAGTCTTAGGCATGCGTCATTACGATGTGCAGTTGATAGGTGGCATGACCTTACATAAAGGGGCCATTGCGGAGATGAGAACGGGAGAGGGTAAAACCTTGGTGGCGACGCTACCTGTTTACCTTAATAGCCTGACAAAAAAAGGGGTTCACGTTGTCACCGTGAATGATTATTTGGCGAAGAGGGACGAAGAGTGGATGGGTCGCCTTTATAAATGGCTTGGCATGACGACCGGAACGATTGTTCACGATCTGGATGATCGGCAGAGGCAAGAAAGCTACGGTGCGGATATTACCTATGGTACAAATAACGAATTTGGATTTGACTATCTTCGCGACAATATGAAATTTGACCTACGTGACTATGTTCAGAGGGAGCTTAACTTTGCAATTGTTGACGAATGTGATTCTATTCTTATCGATGAGGCGAGAACCCCGCTGATTATTTCGGGACCCTCTGAAGACTCTACAGATAAATACTATGAGATAAATAAGATTATTCCTCATCTGAAATTAGACATTCATTTCACAATGGAAGAAAAATCGAAAACAGCTTCTCTGACAGAAGAGGGAAATAGTCGCGCTGAAGAAATGCTTGGTATTGATAATCTTTATGATCCACGTCACATCGCGCTCTTGCACCACATCTATCAGGGATTGAAAGCTTATCATCTCTATAAACTTGATGTCGATTATATGATTAAGGATGGAGAGGTTGTTATTGTTGATGAGTTTACTGGGAGACTGATGCCAGGAAGAAGGTGGAGCGATGGACTACACCAGGCAATAGAGGCAAAAGAGGGCGTTAGGGTGAAGAGCGAAAATCAAACTCTTGCGACGATTACGTTTCAGAACTACTTCCGAATGTACAATAAAATGGGGGGAATGACGGGAACTGCGGAAACTGAAGCTGTCGAGTTTAAAAAGATCTATAACCTTGATGTTTTCGTGATTCCAACAAATATGCCAATTTGTCGTCAAGATAAAGATGACGTGGTTTATAAAACCGAAACAGCAAAATTCAAGGCTATTGCTGAGGACATCAAAGAGAGAAATACAAAGGGTCAGCCTTGCCTTGTGGGGACAGTAAGTATTGAAAAATCTGAGAAGTTAAGTTCGGCCCTCAAGCGAATGGGCGTGACCCATAATGTTTTGAATGCCAAGCACCACGAGCGTGAGGCCGAAATTGTAGCCCAGGCAGGACGAAAGGGATCTATAACGATTGCGACGAATATGGCGGGTCGTGGGACTGATATTGTTTTGGGCGGAAATGCAGAGTTTTTGGCAAAACAGGGTGGATTGGTAGAGTCATCTGACCAGTACATAGAAACCTTAGCCAAGTATAAAGATTTGTGTGGAAGAGAAAGATCAGAAGTGGTTGGCGCCGGGGGATTGTACATTATTGGAACCGAAAGACATGAATCTCGGCGGATCGATAATCAGCTTCGGGGTCGCTCTGGCCGTCAAGGAGATCCTGGAGAATCCCGTTTTTATTTATCTCTCGAAGATAACTTGATGAGAATTTTTAATGGTGAACGAATTCAAAAAATAATGAATACCTTGAAGGTTCCAGAGGATGAGCCAATTGTTGCTGGCATGGTGACAAGGGCCATTGAGGGAGCGCAACGGAAAGTTGAAGGACATAATTTCGACATACGTAAACATCTTTTGGAATATGACGATGTTATGAATAAGCAGCGTCACGCAATTTACACGCAACGGCGAATGCTTTTGGCAGGAAAGAACATCGAGCGAACGGTTTTGGACTTCTTGGGCGAAGTCAGTTCTCAAATTCTAGATACCTTTGCCAATGAAAGAGTGAAGACCAGCGAATGGGATCTGGAGGGGCTAAATACTGCTTTGCGTCAGCAGTTTGGGGTTACCTTTGAAAAGGAACAGCTCGCGAACCTTCCGAGTGACACGCTGACAAATGTGGTCAGTGAGGCAGTAAAGGCTGTCTACGATCGACAGAAAATCCAGCTTGGTGAACATTTTGAGCAGATTGCCAAAATGATCTTGTTGCAGACAATAGATCACAAGTGGAAGGAGCATCTGCAGAGCATTGATCGCTTGAAAGAGGGGATTAATCTTCGCGCCTACGCGCAGAAAGATCCGGTCATCGAATACAAGAAAGAAGCCTTCACGGCATTTGAATCGATGAATGCAATGGTCATGGTGGAAACCATAGAGAAGTTACTGAAAATTCAGGTGGTTTCACCTGAATTGGCAGCTGAGGAGTTCTCTGAGGAACGTGCCCGTGATTTTAATGAGTCAGAATTTAGTTATGAGGGACCAAAAGAGGAAGCGATTGGAAGTTTTGGTGCGCCAACCGCGGGCGCAGGACTTCCTTTTGCACATCCTGACGAAGGTCGAGGTGGTCAACCACCTCGGGGGCAGGAGATGTTTCTGTCCCGTGGGGGTGACTCAAATGATTACCCAAAATTAAACCGTGCTCAGCGCCGCGAGGCGGAAAAGAAGAACAAGAAGAAGCTTAAATTTTAA
- a CDS encoding tRNA (cytidine(34)-2'-O)-methyltransferase, with amino-acid sequence MKYPVNLFNVVLIQPEIPQNTGNIGRTCVGYHSSLHLVGPLGFEISDRQLKRAGLDYWPHLEWAEYSHWGEWWETVSDKSRVFFLSTKAERPIYEIEFQVGDWLVFGCETRGLKEEIITTFASQTYQIPMRGSIRSLNLATSVAVVLYEGVRQFDFK; translated from the coding sequence ATGAAATACCCAGTGAATCTGTTTAATGTCGTGTTGATTCAACCTGAAATCCCTCAGAACACTGGCAATATTGGCAGAACCTGCGTGGGTTATCATTCCTCTCTTCATTTGGTAGGTCCCCTTGGATTCGAAATCTCAGATAGGCAGCTTAAAAGAGCGGGCCTGGATTACTGGCCCCATCTTGAATGGGCAGAGTATTCCCATTGGGGCGAATGGTGGGAGACAGTTTCGGATAAGTCGAGAGTGTTCTTTCTGTCGACGAAAGCAGAGAGGCCGATCTATGAGATTGAATTTCAGGTCGGAGACTGGCTGGTGTTTGGCTGCGAAACGAGAGGCTTGAAAGAAGAAATTATTACAACTTTTGCCTCCCAAACTTATCAAATTCCCATGCGTGGATCGATCAGGAGTCTAAATCTTGCAACCTCGGTAGCTGTGGTTCTTTACGAAGGGGTGAGGCAATTTGATTTCAAGTGA
- a CDS encoding P-II family nitrogen regulator, with translation MKKIEAIIKPFKLDDVVEALSELGIEGVSVTEIKGFGRQKGRTEIYKGAEYVVDFLPKVKLEIILNDALVESAVETIQRAAHTGKIGDGKIFILPVEGALRIRTGERNEEAV, from the coding sequence ATGAAAAAGATTGAGGCCATAATCAAGCCCTTCAAATTGGATGATGTTGTCGAAGCCCTATCCGAGCTTGGGATAGAAGGCGTCTCCGTAACTGAAATCAAGGGATTCGGACGACAAAAGGGCAGAACTGAAATCTACAAGGGCGCAGAATATGTCGTGGATTTCCTCCCAAAAGTTAAATTAGAAATTATTTTGAACGATGCCCTTGTTGAATCTGCGGTTGAAACGATTCAGCGAGCGGCTCACACTGGAAAAATTGGCGATGGAAAGATTTTTATCCTTCCTGTTGAAGGCGCCTTACGAATAAGAACCGGCGAGAGAAACGAGGAAGCTGTCTGA
- the glnA gene encoding type I glutamate--ammonia ligase, with translation MKPADAIKFAKERGCKMVDFKFTDLPGMWQHFTIPIGELSVEVFEDGLGFDGSSIRGWRNIHESDMLVMPDASTALVDPFMQVPTLSLTCDVVLPETGEPYDRDPRNVIKRANSFLKSTGLADTAYFGPEAEFFIFDDVRYEQTAYGGFYQVDSDEATWNSGRDEGRNLGYKPRHKEGYFPALPSDTHHDLRTEICLELEKCGMIVERQHHEVATAGQGEIDIRYDSMIEMADKMQWFKYIVKNVARRHGKSATFMPKPIYGDNGSGMHTHVSLWKGGEPLFAGDKYAGLSDMGLYFIGGILKHAPAICAFTNPTTNSYKRLVPGFEAPTKLAYSFRNRSAAIRIPNSGPNPKAKRLEFRTPDPSCNVYFAMSAILMAGLDGVMNKIHPGDPLDKDIYGLPPEEAAKVPSVPATLDRSLKALQEDMDFLLKGDVFSKDLIQTWIDYKYEREIIPSLQRPSPFEFYLYYDL, from the coding sequence ATGAAGCCAGCAGATGCCATAAAGTTCGCAAAAGAGCGTGGATGTAAAATGGTGGATTTTAAATTCACTGACCTGCCAGGAATGTGGCAACACTTCACCATTCCGATTGGTGAGCTGTCCGTTGAGGTTTTTGAAGACGGACTCGGCTTCGACGGAAGTTCGATTCGTGGTTGGCGCAATATTCACGAATCCGACATGCTCGTCATGCCCGACGCATCAACTGCGCTTGTTGACCCCTTTATGCAAGTTCCCACTCTTTCGCTCACTTGCGATGTCGTTCTTCCTGAAACTGGAGAACCCTACGATCGAGATCCTCGTAACGTCATAAAACGGGCAAACTCCTTCCTGAAATCAACTGGTCTTGCAGACACAGCATATTTTGGACCTGAAGCTGAGTTTTTTATCTTCGATGACGTTCGCTATGAACAAACTGCCTATGGTGGGTTCTATCAGGTCGACTCTGATGAGGCGACCTGGAATTCGGGTCGAGATGAAGGTCGAAATCTCGGGTATAAGCCACGTCACAAAGAGGGTTATTTTCCAGCTCTCCCCTCCGACACGCATCATGACTTGCGCACTGAAATCTGTTTGGAACTCGAAAAATGCGGAATGATCGTTGAAAGACAGCACCATGAAGTCGCAACGGCTGGTCAGGGTGAAATTGATATTCGATATGACTCGATGATCGAAATGGCCGACAAAATGCAGTGGTTCAAATATATCGTGAAGAACGTCGCCCGTCGTCACGGAAAGTCGGCCACGTTTATGCCAAAGCCAATTTACGGGGACAATGGATCCGGAATGCATACTCACGTTTCTCTTTGGAAGGGCGGAGAGCCTCTTTTTGCGGGCGACAAGTATGCAGGTCTTAGCGATATGGGTCTCTATTTTATCGGGGGCATTTTGAAACATGCTCCAGCAATCTGCGCATTTACCAACCCAACAACAAACTCTTATAAACGGCTCGTACCTGGATTTGAAGCACCCACAAAGTTGGCTTATAGTTTCCGCAATCGCTCTGCGGCAATCCGAATTCCCAACTCAGGACCTAACCCCAAGGCAAAACGCTTGGAATTTAGAACACCAGATCCAAGCTGCAATGTCTATTTTGCGATGTCCGCAATCCTTATGGCTGGCCTCGATGGAGTTATGAATAAAATTCATCCTGGAGACCCTCTAGACAAAGATATCTATGGATTGCCACCAGAGGAAGCGGCGAAGGTCCCAAGCGTTCCAGCGACACTTGACCGATCCCTCAAAGCTCTTCAAGAGGACATGGATTTTCTTCTTAAGGGTGATGTTTTTAGCAAGGATTTGATTCAGACTTGGATTGATTACAAATACGAAAGAGAGATTATTCCCTCTTTGCAGAGGCCTTCTCCTTTTGAATTCTATCTGTATTACGATCTATAG
- a CDS encoding glycine cleavage system protein H, producing the protein MGYEWIQAEEDGIISIGINEAGLDEFSEILSIVLPEEGEIVSPDGICGELETDQGPLNLYSPLKGRVVELNDAVIENPSLILEDCYGDGWLFKIEADRTEDIDRLARASSSDDDDDDDDHLKNRGNEED; encoded by the coding sequence ATGGGATATGAGTGGATTCAGGCTGAAGAAGACGGCATTATTTCTATTGGAATTAACGAGGCCGGTCTCGATGAGTTTTCGGAAATTTTGAGTATTGTCCTTCCTGAGGAAGGTGAAATTGTCAGCCCGGATGGCATTTGTGGTGAGCTGGAAACAGACCAGGGGCCTTTAAATCTGTACTCGCCCTTAAAAGGACGAGTGGTTGAACTCAATGATGCCGTCATTGAAAACCCCTCTCTCATTCTTGAAGATTGCTATGGCGATGGCTGGCTCTTCAAAATTGAGGCAGATCGAACTGAAGACATTGACCGTCTTGCCAGAGCCAGCAGCTCTGATGATGACGACGACGATGACGATCATTTGAAGAATCGCGGCAACGAAGAGGATTAG
- a CDS encoding SpoVR family protein, translated as MANITPELERERQRICKIAKDVGLDFFETIFELVTYDQMNQIAAYGGFPVRYPHWRFGMEYEQLAKGYEYGLSKIYELVINNDPCYAYLMEGNEFVDQKLVMAHVFGHCDFFKNNQWFAPTNRKMMDTMANHGTRIRRYMDRHGIDTVEDFIDVCLSLENLIDRHSPYRLRNSSGTESEQPSGPNESGGSRFTVHRDYMEKYINPPEIMAEEAKERMERAKFEHRHFPPEPVRDILNFLIHYAPLESWQQDVMSIIREESYYFVPQGMTKIMNEGWASYWHSRLMTERIATDSEIIDFADRHSGTMAMSPSGFNPYKVGIELFRDIEERWNKGQYGKQWEECQEMDARKNWDTKECKGREKIFQIRRNYNDVTFIDEYLTEDFCVRNRMFVYKFNKRTGQFEVDTRDFKAIKSKLLFQLTNFGQPIINIVDANFENRGELLLTHSYEGVEMQPDYMQATMKNMFTVWRRPINVATVLDSERRVVKFDGKEFKTILLSDLPVGEANEDSDAKKA; from the coding sequence ATGGCTAATATTACCCCTGAATTGGAAAGAGAGCGGCAACGAATTTGCAAAATTGCAAAGGACGTCGGCCTTGATTTTTTCGAAACAATATTTGAATTGGTCACTTATGACCAAATGAATCAAATTGCCGCATACGGAGGTTTTCCAGTCAGATATCCACACTGGCGGTTTGGAATGGAGTATGAACAGCTCGCAAAGGGTTATGAGTACGGCTTATCGAAAATTTATGAGCTGGTTATCAACAACGACCCTTGTTATGCCTACTTGATGGAGGGAAATGAGTTTGTCGATCAGAAGTTGGTGATGGCTCATGTTTTTGGTCACTGCGATTTTTTTAAAAATAACCAATGGTTTGCTCCGACAAATCGCAAGATGATGGATACAATGGCCAACCATGGCACTCGAATTCGTCGTTATATGGACCGCCATGGCATAGACACAGTTGAAGACTTCATCGATGTTTGCCTCAGTCTCGAGAACTTGATCGATAGGCACAGTCCTTACCGATTGAGAAATTCGAGTGGAACGGAAAGCGAACAGCCTTCTGGTCCAAATGAATCGGGAGGTTCTCGATTTACTGTTCACCGTGATTACATGGAGAAATATATTAATCCTCCAGAAATCATGGCAGAAGAGGCAAAAGAAAGAATGGAGAGAGCTAAGTTTGAGCATCGCCATTTCCCTCCGGAGCCTGTTCGCGATATCCTTAACTTTTTGATTCATTACGCACCGCTGGAATCTTGGCAGCAAGATGTGATGTCGATCATTCGGGAGGAGTCCTACTACTTTGTGCCTCAGGGGATGACCAAAATTATGAATGAGGGTTGGGCTTCCTATTGGCACTCTCGCTTAATGACAGAGAGGATAGCTACGGATTCTGAGATCATTGATTTTGCGGATCGGCACAGTGGGACGATGGCGATGTCGCCATCAGGATTTAATCCATATAAAGTCGGCATAGAATTGTTTCGAGATATAGAGGAGCGTTGGAATAAGGGCCAATATGGAAAGCAGTGGGAAGAGTGCCAAGAAATGGATGCCCGTAAGAATTGGGATACAAAAGAGTGCAAGGGTCGGGAAAAAATTTTCCAGATTCGTCGAAACTACAATGACGTCACGTTTATTGATGAATATTTGACAGAAGATTTCTGTGTTCGAAATCGCATGTTTGTTTACAAATTCAATAAACGTACGGGACAGTTTGAAGTAGATACTCGAGATTTCAAGGCGATAAAATCAAAGCTCTTGTTTCAGTTGACGAACTTCGGTCAGCCTATCATCAATATAGTCGATGCTAATTTTGAGAATCGCGGTGAGCTGCTTTTAACTCATTCATATGAAGGCGTAGAGATGCAGCCTGATTATATGCAGGCCACAATGAAAAACATGTTTACGGTCTGGCGGAGGCCTATCAATGTCGCTACAGTTCTGGATAGTGAACGTCGCGTTGTGAAATTCGATGGAAAGGAATTCAAAACAATACTGCTCTCAGATTTACCTGTCGGCGAAGCCAATGAAGATTCAGATGCCAAAAAGGCCTAA
- a CDS encoding tetratricopeptide repeat protein, whose amino-acid sequence MRDLGTNLFLALMASALTSSCAVMARRGQQEGLLRESNLTNLNPAPKAFDPPDDKGGDAPGIDSAYLQSQSDYHFTLGESYGLEGNSERAIEEFKITLAYDPNSVMVRLRLSIEYVRQGLLSEAIEHAEIGVKLDPQSTEGRLLLGGLYSSLKMYEESLNQYRTILLFDKKNIDARIYIGAILAEQKKYDEAIAQFEGIYPYFDKSEKFKAHYYVGRIRTEQGGKKNLNLAEKAFSSALSLNPSDVESVLALSKVYEQQGKANPSLKLLESYQEKFGPNQRVAQQLSNLYLDKEQYDAAAKQLEFMEGFEPDDLSVKFRLGLLYVEKKNYLAAVEKFQRLLEIDPQADRPRFYLGAVLEELKRYDEAVEHFRQIPASSGFYSDAVIHAAYLSKMVGKYDAAIEIIESALQQRDDLPQFYAFYASLLDDKKAYEKAISMLTGAVAKFPNHTQLLFFLGSMQDRVGNTKQTIEAMRRVIDIDNNHVQALNYLAYTFAELNQNLEEAESLARKALGFEPKDGYVLDTLGWVLFKQGKVTEAIPLLEAAHKAKSTESIIAEHLGDAYYKYELVEKARRMYQKAVEIEIDGNKIEKIRKKIAGIDNKLESPNVETRQPASVLDSK is encoded by the coding sequence ATGAGGGATTTGGGCACAAACCTATTTTTGGCGCTGATGGCGAGTGCCCTTACTTCATCCTGTGCAGTTATGGCTCGTCGAGGCCAACAAGAGGGCCTTTTAAGGGAGTCGAATCTTACAAATCTCAATCCGGCCCCCAAAGCCTTTGACCCTCCAGACGACAAGGGGGGAGATGCCCCTGGTATCGACAGCGCGTATTTGCAAAGTCAGTCAGATTACCACTTTACTCTGGGCGAGTCCTACGGACTCGAAGGAAATTCTGAGCGAGCCATTGAGGAATTTAAGATCACTCTGGCCTATGATCCCAATTCCGTTATGGTGAGACTTCGATTGTCGATTGAATATGTTCGGCAGGGATTGCTCAGTGAAGCGATTGAACATGCAGAGATAGGTGTCAAACTTGATCCTCAGTCAACTGAGGGAAGGCTGCTGCTTGGAGGACTCTACTCGTCACTCAAAATGTATGAGGAATCCCTGAATCAATATCGTACCATTCTGCTTTTCGACAAAAAGAATATTGATGCGCGAATTTATATTGGAGCTATTCTCGCTGAGCAAAAAAAATACGATGAGGCTATCGCACAATTCGAGGGTATTTATCCTTATTTTGATAAATCTGAGAAATTTAAGGCACACTATTACGTTGGCAGGATAAGGACCGAACAGGGTGGCAAAAAAAATCTGAATCTTGCGGAAAAAGCCTTCTCCAGCGCATTGAGTCTGAATCCTTCTGACGTGGAGTCAGTCCTAGCGCTGTCGAAGGTATATGAACAACAAGGAAAAGCGAATCCTTCGCTAAAGCTACTTGAGTCCTATCAGGAAAAATTCGGTCCAAATCAGCGTGTTGCTCAACAATTGTCGAATTTGTATTTAGACAAAGAACAGTACGATGCTGCAGCCAAACAATTGGAATTCATGGAAGGATTTGAGCCTGATGACTTATCAGTGAAATTTAGACTTGGCCTTTTGTATGTTGAGAAAAAGAATTACTTGGCCGCCGTTGAAAAATTTCAGAGACTGCTAGAAATTGATCCTCAGGCAGATAGGCCGCGCTTCTATTTAGGAGCTGTTTTAGAGGAGTTGAAGCGTTACGACGAAGCTGTTGAACATTTTCGCCAAATTCCTGCAAGCAGTGGCTTCTATTCAGATGCTGTTATACATGCCGCTTATTTGAGTAAGATGGTTGGAAAGTATGACGCAGCGATAGAGATCATAGAATCTGCCCTTCAACAGAGGGACGATCTGCCCCAATTCTATGCTTTCTATGCTTCCTTGCTCGACGATAAAAAGGCATACGAAAAGGCTATTTCTATGCTGACGGGAGCTGTTGCCAAGTTTCCAAACCACACGCAACTTCTATTTTTTCTAGGCTCTATGCAGGATCGCGTAGGCAATACAAAGCAAACCATAGAGGCAATGCGAAGAGTGATCGACATTGATAACAATCATGTGCAGGCCCTCAACTACCTTGCCTACACATTCGCTGAGCTCAATCAGAATTTAGAGGAAGCCGAGTCATTGGCACGCAAGGCACTTGGTTTTGAACCCAAAGATGGATATGTCCTTGATACGCTGGGTTGGGTTTTGTTTAAACAAGGAAAAGTAACGGAGGCGATACCTCTGCTTGAAGCGGCACATAAAGCCAAATCAACAGAAAGCATTATTGCCGAACACCTTGGAGATGCTTATTATAAATACGAGCTTGTTGAAAAGGCTCGCAGGATGTATCAAAAAGCTGTCGAGATTGAGATAGATGGTAATAAGATCGAGAAGATTCGGAAGAAAATTGCTGGAATTGATAATAAATTGGAATCGCCAAATGTTGAGACTCGCCAACCGGCCTCCGTTCTGGATAGCAAGTAA
- a CDS encoding polyhydroxyalkanoate synthesis regulator DNA-binding domain-containing protein, producing the protein MVNQEIMANKANVRTKIIKRYQNRKLYDTQQSCYVTLDDIAKMIRNSEDVMVIDNKTKNDITAATLTQIIFEAEKKASQYAPLFTLREIIQNGNGSISAYLAKLGAFPKDYAYLQPTPAVAEKIEPVEISKVSTDDIKQSLEERVATAASAATQSSVYGGNLSEITPDLPNSNKSLNN; encoded by the coding sequence CTGGTGAATCAGGAAATTATGGCTAACAAGGCAAATGTGAGAACTAAAATCATCAAACGGTACCAAAATCGCAAGCTATATGACACGCAGCAAAGCTGCTACGTTACATTGGACGACATCGCCAAGATGATTCGCAACAGTGAAGACGTGATGGTTATCGACAATAAAACTAAAAATGATATTACAGCAGCTACTTTAACGCAGATCATTTTTGAAGCGGAGAAGAAAGCTTCTCAGTACGCTCCCCTTTTTACTCTGCGTGAGATTATCCAAAATGGAAATGGCAGTATTTCTGCCTATCTCGCCAAATTGGGAGCCTTTCCAAAGGATTATGCATACTTACAGCCTACTCCAGCAGTCGCCGAAAAAATCGAACCTGTGGAAATCAGCAAGGTTTCTACCGACGATATTAAGCAATCTTTGGAAGAGAGAGTGGCCACCGCAGCAAGTGCTGCCACTCAAAGTAGTGTTTATGGTGGCAACTTGAGTGAAATCACTCCTGATCTTCCAAACTCCAACAAAAGTCTCAACAATTAA
- the lpoB gene encoding penicillin-binding protein activator LpoB — MKRKSYSLVALSAFFILSSCGPKAFVKGEYDEDVNRTNLLNDQWSESDMQNAVRDLVSSATGHYSISSAKRPPVVMVTQLQNKTSEHIDTQSVMDMVRVELSRGGRVAFVDKEAREDIKDEYEYQDSGMVNRETKKSAGGQIGADFIINGRLDSIVQQAGKDKSVYYKITLNMTNLKSGIIVWSDYKQIRKVFQKRRVGM; from the coding sequence ATGAAACGGAAATCCTATTCACTCGTTGCACTTTCGGCGTTTTTTATTCTTAGTTCTTGCGGGCCAAAAGCCTTTGTTAAAGGCGAATATGATGAGGATGTGAATCGAACCAACTTACTCAACGATCAGTGGTCAGAATCCGATATGCAGAATGCAGTTCGTGACTTGGTGTCTAGCGCGACTGGTCATTACTCTATATCCAGTGCAAAGCGCCCACCCGTCGTGATGGTCACTCAACTTCAGAACAAGACTAGCGAGCACATTGATACTCAAAGCGTTATGGATATGGTCCGAGTGGAACTCTCTCGGGGTGGTCGCGTGGCCTTTGTCGATAAAGAAGCGCGGGAGGACATTAAGGATGAGTATGAGTATCAGGACTCAGGAATGGTGAATCGAGAGACCAAAAAGTCGGCTGGCGGGCAAATTGGTGCGGACTTTATTATCAATGGTCGTTTGGACTCCATTGTACAACAGGCCGGCAAGGACAAATCGGTTTATTACAAAATTACTCTGAATATGACCAATCTTAAGTCAGGAATTATCGTTTGGTCAGATTACAAACAAATTCGCAAAGTATTCCAAAAGCGCCGCGTTGGCATGTGA
- a CDS encoding JAB domain-containing protein → MSKSKRFKLQGGGVEIVTSENAARFFRSKMDAEVEEFWIVGLSSSKKIISAKCLFRGTVDSCLVHPRDIIRFSCLTNSSTVIISHNHPSGDPTPSLHDIRLTHKLQRIGRLVQIPVLDHIIVTRHSFTSFRENKWFKRSLAQ, encoded by the coding sequence GTGAGCAAAAGCAAGCGATTCAAACTGCAAGGGGGAGGGGTGGAAATTGTCACCAGCGAGAATGCCGCTCGTTTTTTTAGGTCCAAAATGGACGCTGAAGTGGAGGAGTTCTGGATTGTGGGGCTCTCTTCTTCCAAAAAAATTATTTCGGCAAAATGTCTTTTTCGAGGTACGGTCGATTCGTGTTTGGTTCACCCTCGGGACATCATTCGATTTTCTTGTCTCACCAATTCCTCAACAGTGATAATTAGCCACAATCACCCCAGCGGAGATCCAACTCCATCCCTTCACGATATTCGCCTGACCCATAAGTTGCAGAGGATTGGACGTCTCGTGCAGATTCCAGTGCTCGATCACATCATCGTCACTCGCCATAGCTTCACTAGCTTTCGAGAGAACAAATGGTTTAAGCGATCTTTGGCTCAATGA